A region from the Triticum aestivum cultivar Chinese Spring chromosome 3D, IWGSC CS RefSeq v2.1, whole genome shotgun sequence genome encodes:
- the LOC123077726 gene encoding transcription factor bHLH30: MNSGLFSGAVGLYDGFYGGFGGGHGPEHGFGQQLGASTSSVLLDGETGELGAAAAADVPKRKGGGREEKAATALRSHSEAERRRRERINAHLATLRSMLPCTDKMDKAALLAEVINHVKKLKSEAARVGKHCPVPSGADEVTVEVVQQPQESPHHDRTGAAFLVKATLSCGDGCADLFADVRRALQPLAPRVVGSEVTTLGGRVRITVAMSREGAVTAASVRQALDSVLDRVASAAAAFEFSPRDSLLAGNKRRRVSTFDSSSSSC, encoded by the exons ATGAACTCTGGCCTCTTCAGCGGCGCGGTGGGGCTCTACGATGGGTTTTACGGTGGTTTCGGCGGCGGGCATGGGCCTGAACATGGCTTTGGCCAGCAGCTGGGAGCGTCGACGTCGTCGGTCCTGCTGGACGGCGAGACGGGGGAGCTGGGCGCAGCCGCCGCCGCGGACGTGCCGAAGAGGAAGGGAGGAGGGCGGGAGGAGAAGGCGGCGACGGCACTCAGGAGCCACAGCGAAGCggagcggcggcggagggagaggatCAACGCGCACCTGGCCACGCTCCGGAGCATGCTCCCCTGCACCGACAAG ATGGACAAGGCGGCGCTGCTCGCGGAGGTGATAAACCACGTCAAGAAGCTCAAGAGCGAGGCGGCGCGGGTGGGCAAGCACTGCCCCGTCCCGTCCGGCGCTGACGAGGTCACCGTCGAGGTCGTCCAGCAACCGCAAGAATCCCCCCACCACGACCGCACCGGCGCCGCCTTCCTCGTCAAGGCGACGCTCAGCTGCGGCGACGGCTGCGCGGACCTCTTCGCCGACGTGAGGCGCGCGCTGCAGCCGCTCGCGCCGAGGGTCGTCGGCTCGGAGGTCACCACGCTGGGCGGGCGCGTCCGGATCACCGTCGCCATGTCGCGCGAGGGCGCCGTGACCGCGGCCTCGGTCCGCCAGGCGCTCGACTCGGTGCTCGACAGggtcgccagcgccgccgccgccttcgagtTCTCGCCGAGGGACTCGCTCCTGGCCGGCAACAAACGCCGGAGGGTCTCCACGTTCGACTCCTCCAGCTCTTCTTGTTGA